One window of the Triticum dicoccoides isolate Atlit2015 ecotype Zavitan chromosome 3B, WEW_v2.0, whole genome shotgun sequence genome contains the following:
- the LOC119276814 gene encoding dynamin-related protein 5A-like produces the protein MAMSPAAGRTPNPKAAPSPSARRAVADSASAAAAAAAAASDTKARFEAYNRLQAAAVAFGEKLPIPEIVAIGGQSDGKSSLLEALLGFRFNVREVEMGTRRPLVLQMVHDPTALDPRCRFQEEDSEEYGHPMVQAAAIADLIKQRTESHLRTIQAAVSAKPIVMRAEYAHCPNLTIIDTPGFVLKAKKGEPERTPEEILSMVKTLASPPHRLILFLQQSSVEWCSSLWLDAIREIDPTFRRTMIVISKFDNRLKEFTERWEVDSYLSASGYLGDNVHPFFVALPKDRGTISNDEFRRQICQVDIDVLRHLRDGVKGGFNEEKFGPYIGFSCLRKYLESELQKRYREAAPATLALLEQRCSDVSMELSRMDSKLQATSDVSQLRRSAMLHAASICTHLRALLDGAADPAPEVWGKTTEEEQMHSGINSWPGISVPVKPPNSSLKLYGGAAFERVMHEFRCATYSMECPQVSREKVANILLAHAGRGGSSGMTEAAAEIARAAARSWLAPLTETACDRLAFVLQSLFDLAMERSRTDDSRYQNVENMDGYVGFLAALRCSYYKFVKDLSKQCKQIVRHHLDSVTSPYSHICYESDFLGGVGTVANTLHRFNQFSGVASFDLSDSGSLEEGQENLPPRDQQHMTPPAKANEREILKESQLTVPETPSPDLPADIHGGKKKDNGNMNDGGARKRHARMAAYANRSHHNNVTVGGDDLVSRSGSSYSSICSISAQYFAKMREVLIERNVPSALNSGFLTPCRERLFLALGFELFAVNDEKFMDMFVSPGAIDCIQNERQSLLKRQKILLSCLSEFKNISRTL, from the exons ATGGCGATGTCTCCGGCGGCGGGCAGGACGCCCAACCCCAAGGCGGCGCCGTCCCCGTCCGCCCGCCGAGCCGTGGCGGATTCggcctcggccgccgccgccgccgccgccgccgcgtcggacACCAAGGCCCGGTTCGAGGCGTACAACCGGctgcaggcggcggcggtggcgttcggGGAGAAGCTCCCGATTCCGGAGATAGTGGCCATAGGGGGCCAGTCGGACGGCAAGAGCTCGCTCCTGGAGGCGCTCCTCGGCTTCCGCTTCAACGTCCGGGAGGTCGAGATGGGCACCCGCCGCCCCCTCGTCCTCCAGATGGTCCACGACCCCACCGCCCTCGATCCCCGGTGCCGCTTCCAG GAGGAGGACTCGGAGGAGTACGGCCACCCCATGGTGCAGGCCGCGGCGATAGCCGACCTCATCAAGCAGCGCACCGAGTCGCACCTCCGGACGATCCAGGCCGCTGTGTCGGCCAAGCCCATCGTCATGAGGGCCGAGTACGCCCACTGCCCCAACCTCACCATCATCGACACCCCAGGTTTCGTGCTTAAG GCTAAGAAAGGCGAGCCGGAGAGGACGCCGGAGGAGATCCTGTCGATGGTGAAGACACTAGCAAGCCCGCCCCACCGCCTCATTCTGTTCCTCCAGCAGAGCAGCGTCGAGTGGTGCTCTTCGCTCTGGCTCGATGCAATTAGAGAGATCGATCCCACTTTCAGGCGCACCATGATAGTCATCTCCAAGTTTGACAACCGACTCAAG GAATTTACCGAAAGGTGGGAGGTCGATAGCTACTTGAGCGCAAGCGGTTACCTTGGGGACAATGTCCACCCATTCTTTGTGGCTCTTCCAAAGGACCGAGGAACAATCTCCAATGATGAGTTCCGGCGGCAAATATGTCAGGTAGATATTGATGTGTTGCGACACTTGCGTGATGGTGTGAAAGGGGGTTTCAATGAAGAGAAGTTTGGTCCGTACATTGGGTTTAGCTGCCTCAGGAAGTACCTGGAGTCTGAACTTCAGAAGAGGTACAGAGAAGCAGCTCCAGCCACCCTAGCATTGTTGGAGCAGAGATGCAGTGATGTCTCGATGGAACTATCCAGAATGGACTCCAAACTTCAAGCAACCTCTGATGTCTCTCAGCTGAGGAGATCGGCGATGCTTCATGCTGCTTCTATCTGCACCCATTTG CGTGCATTACTTGATGGAGCAGCTGATCCAGCTCCAGAGGTATGGGGGAAAACTACCGAAGAGGAGCAAATGCACAGTGGTATTAACAGCTGGCCTGGCATCAGCGTTCCAGTAAAACCTCCCAACTCTAGCCTTAAGCTGTATGGCGGTGCGGCTTTTGAGAGAGTAATGCACGAGTTCCGCTGTGCGACATATTCCATGGAGTGCCCACAGGTgtcaagggagaag GTTGCGAACATATTACTTGCCCATGCTGGAAGAGGTGGAAGCAGTGGGATGACTGAGGCAGCTGCTGAGATAGCACGCGCGGCTGCACGATCTTGGCTTGCTCCTCTTACTGAAACTGCTTGTGATCGGCTTGCATTTGTCCTGCAAAGCTTATTTGACCTTGCAATGGAGCGCAgccgcactgatgattcaagat ATCAAAATGTTGAAAATATGGATGGATATGTTGGCTTCCTTGCTGCTCTCCGGTGCTCCTATTATAAGTTTGTCAAGGATTTGTCCAAGCAATGCAAGCAGATAGTACGACATCACCTTGATTCAGTCACGAGCCCCTACTCCCATATTTGTTATGAAAGCGACTTTCTTGGTGGCGTTGGAACTGTAGCAAACACCCTTCACAGGTTTAATCAGTTCAGTGGAGTTGCATCTTTTGACCTATCAGACAGTGGATCACTGGAGGAAGGCCAGGAGAATCTACCACCAAGAGATCAGCAACATATGACTCCACCTGCTAAAGCAAATGAGAGGGAAATTCTGAAAGAAAGCCAGCTGACTGTTCCTGAGACGCCTTCTCCTGATCTGCCGGCCGATATACATGGCGGTAAGAAGAAAGACAACGGAAATATGAATGATGGTGGGGCAAGGAAAAGACATGCAAGGATGGCAGCATATGCAAACAGGAGTCACCATAACAATGTGACTGTTGGTGGCGATGATCTGGTGTCAAGATCAGGGTCATCATACTCCAGCATATGCTCAATATCTGCTCAGTATTTTGCCAAAATGCGAGAAGTCCTGATTGAAAGGAATGTTCCCTCTGCATTGAACTCTGGATTCTTAACACCATG CCGCGAAAGGTTGTTTTTAGCACTTGGATTCGAGCTGTTTGCTGTAAATGACGAGAAGTTCATGGACATGTTTGTGTCTCCCGGCGCGATTGATTGTATCCAGAATGAGCGCCAGTCTCTACTGAAACGTCAAAAGATTCTGCTGTCCTGTTTAAGCGAGTTCAAGAACATCTCACGGACTCTGTAA